Proteins encoded within one genomic window of Thermodesulfobacteriota bacterium:
- a CDS encoding pyridoxal phosphate-dependent aminotransferase codes for MKKERFVLGWAGGEDESPLVGKVLSDRVRSVIDSHHGMWNYMTYRDAIGILGLDPVEVYREGRIDLDQEEWADFGWMTCYAGPPESAVKAMRERTVAENINPYSPDLITPLRNACAEMKFGRERSADFEVIGTEGSQAAISYALQTVLNPGDEVIITDPGYFHFESSILMAGGRPVRIPLGKGNGYRLDPSEVESRITPRTKVIIVCDPLNPFGTVQTKDELIAITELAAGRGIIVVNDITHDTQRIDPEARHHPMTSLYKDTNTDNVLCTFSLSHGYGMAGVRIGFLAGNTELVRACLITKTSLTRLNTNLVAQYGALAALEDRAYVQRSQEIIRRNFALVKEIVTATDGVSIPVEPRYGFSMVIDVSGTGVTAQELTVSLFKRRVAVYPGDGLGDVGAERFVRLNISRPDLRAFTKLREALPEAIAEAKSGAYREALIDFFSRRKTARAKTILERIKGGS; via the coding sequence ATGAAAAAGGAAAGGTTTGTGCTCGGATGGGCGGGCGGCGAAGACGAATCGCCTCTCGTGGGGAAGGTTTTGTCGGACAGGGTGCGGTCGGTAATCGACAGCCATCACGGCATGTGGAATTACATGACCTACAGGGACGCTATAGGCATACTCGGCCTCGACCCGGTTGAAGTATACAGGGAAGGGCGCATCGATCTCGACCAGGAGGAGTGGGCCGACTTCGGGTGGATGACGTGCTACGCTGGGCCGCCGGAAAGCGCGGTCAAGGCGATGCGTGAGCGTACGGTGGCGGAGAATATAAACCCTTACTCGCCCGACCTCATCACGCCTCTCAGGAACGCGTGCGCCGAGATGAAATTCGGGCGTGAGCGTAGCGCAGATTTCGAGGTGATAGGCACCGAGGGCAGCCAGGCGGCCATATCGTACGCTCTCCAGACAGTGCTCAACCCGGGGGACGAGGTGATAATCACGGACCCCGGCTACTTTCATTTCGAATCCTCGATACTCATGGCGGGGGGACGCCCCGTGAGAATCCCGCTCGGGAAGGGGAACGGCTACAGGCTCGATCCCTCGGAAGTCGAGTCCCGCATCACGCCCCGGACGAAAGTGATAATAGTATGCGATCCGCTGAATCCCTTCGGGACGGTCCAGACAAAGGACGAGCTTATCGCTATTACGGAGCTCGCCGCGGGCCGCGGGATAATCGTCGTCAACGACATTACGCACGACACGCAGCGGATAGACCCCGAGGCCCGGCACCATCCGATGACGTCGCTTTACAAGGACACGAACACGGACAACGTCCTCTGCACGTTCAGCCTTTCGCACGGCTACGGCATGGCCGGCGTGAGGATAGGGTTTCTCGCCGGGAACACCGAGCTCGTGCGCGCCTGCCTCATAACCAAGACCTCGCTCACGCGGCTCAACACGAACCTCGTCGCGCAGTACGGCGCGCTGGCCGCGCTCGAAGACCGCGCGTACGTTCAAAGGTCGCAGGAGATAATCAGGCGGAATTTCGCCCTCGTTAAGGAAATAGTCACCGCGACGGACGGCGTATCCATTCCCGTCGAGCCCCGGTACGGCTTTTCGATGGTTATAGACGTATCCGGGACGGGCGTTACGGCGCAGGAGCTTACGGTATCGCTCTTCAAGCGTCGGGTGGCCGTTTACCCGGGAGACGGGCTCGGCGACGTAGGGGCCGAAAGGTTCGTCAGGCTCAATATCTCGCGGCCGGACCTCCGGGCGTTCACGAAGCTCCGCGAAGCACTTCCGGAGGCTATAGCCGAGGCAAAGAGCGGCGCTTACAGGGAGGCGCTCATCGACTTCTTCTCCCGGAGGAAGACGGCCCGCGCGAAAACCATACTCGAACGGATAAAGGGCGGGTCATGA
- a CDS encoding cysteine synthase family protein — protein sequence MSLRTGILDLIGDTPLVRLNSVAEGLESEIYAKLEFYNPSGSVKDRVARYIVEDAERRGALKPGDTIVEATSGNMGVALALVGAVKGYKCVFTLPESISTEKIQALKLYGAEVVLTPRGLPPSDERSCYKVAHRIARERGAFYVNQYFNKLNPEAHYKTTGPEIWRDTGGEVDAVLCGMGTGGTITGIGTYLKEMKRGVRIIGVEPVGSVFKGYSRDGVVGEASAFDIEGIGKNFIPSVVDFSCIDDVLQVGEGDARRMVHELVRREGLLVGESGGAVVAAALAYAAGTKGRERIVAVLPDTGLKYLSRYTGES from the coding sequence ATGAGCCTCAGGACCGGCATTCTCGATCTCATAGGCGACACGCCGCTCGTGAGGCTGAACAGTGTCGCGGAGGGGCTCGAAAGCGAGATATACGCGAAGCTCGAGTTCTATAACCCGAGCGGGAGCGTTAAGGACAGGGTTGCGAGGTATATAGTCGAGGACGCCGAGCGAAGGGGCGCGCTCAAGCCGGGCGATACGATAGTCGAGGCGACGTCGGGGAACATGGGCGTCGCGCTTGCGCTCGTCGGCGCCGTGAAGGGATACAAGTGCGTATTCACGCTCCCCGAATCCATAAGCACCGAAAAAATCCAGGCGTTAAAGCTCTACGGAGCCGAAGTCGTCCTCACCCCGAGGGGCCTTCCGCCGTCGGACGAAAGGAGCTGTTACAAGGTAGCCCACAGGATCGCGCGCGAGCGCGGGGCGTTTTACGTGAACCAGTACTTCAACAAGCTGAACCCCGAAGCACATTATAAAACTACCGGACCCGAGATATGGCGCGACACCGGCGGCGAAGTGGACGCAGTCCTCTGCGGGATGGGGACGGGCGGCACGATAACCGGCATCGGGACGTACCTCAAGGAGATGAAGCGGGGCGTCAGGATAATCGGCGTCGAGCCGGTCGGGTCCGTTTTTAAGGGCTATAGCCGCGACGGGGTCGTGGGCGAGGCCTCGGCCTTCGACATAGAGGGCATAGGGAAGAACTTCATACCGAGCGTGGTCGATTTTAGCTGCATAGACGACGTGCTCCAGGTGGGTGAGGGGGACGCGCGGAGGATGGTGCACGAGCTCGTAAGGCGCGAGGGCCTGCTCGTCGGGGAATCGGGCGGCGCCGTGGTAGCGGCGGCGCTGGCCTATGCGGCCGGGACGAAGGGCCGGGAGCGCATAGTGGCCGTCTTGCCCGACACGGGGCTCAAATACCTTTCGAGGTATACCGGGGAGTCGTGA
- a CDS encoding alanine racemase, with amino-acid sequence MKKVPVYDADALVEEYGSPLFVASAEAITANLEALRREFSSRYPRLAVSYSYKVGSIPGILEVVHRDGTWAEVASGFEYELARRLGVPGTSIVFNGPYKTREELERALDEGALVNVDNRDELETLKHIAAARGGGIAAGIRVSTDVGINQLPDRFGFNFESGEAEKAALECAAAGIRVAGLHIHLTSYIIRPGGEEGSPARDIELIWPKNPDAYRRAAENLARLAKDLESRHGIKIEYIDMGGGFPSVGALGPYVDAVTAPLLAGFEDSEPPLLILEPGRAVVGDAVDLIATVVSSKDLSGGGRAVVIDAGVNLLPTSFWRHQTVELPGNPEGEPKETIVYGPLCLQTDIVTRAALPPLAPGDRIVIRNVGAYNIPQSGTFIFPRPPIILLDNGAARVVRERETVESAFFK; translated from the coding sequence ATGAAGAAAGTCCCGGTATATGATGCGGACGCACTCGTAGAAGAATACGGCTCGCCGCTCTTCGTCGCCTCCGCCGAAGCGATAACCGCCAACCTCGAAGCCCTGAGACGTGAATTCTCGTCGCGCTATCCCAGGTTAGCGGTCTCCTATTCGTACAAGGTGGGCTCCATACCGGGAATACTCGAAGTCGTGCACAGGGACGGCACGTGGGCGGAAGTCGCATCGGGGTTCGAGTACGAGCTCGCGCGGAGGCTCGGCGTCCCCGGAACCTCCATCGTATTCAACGGCCCCTACAAGACGAGGGAAGAGCTCGAAAGGGCTCTCGACGAAGGTGCGCTCGTGAACGTCGATAACCGGGACGAGCTCGAAACGCTGAAGCACATCGCAGCGGCGAGGGGTGGCGGGATTGCCGCCGGTATAAGGGTAAGCACGGACGTCGGCATAAACCAGCTCCCCGACAGGTTCGGCTTTAACTTCGAATCCGGGGAGGCCGAGAAAGCCGCCCTTGAATGCGCGGCCGCCGGTATAAGGGTCGCCGGGCTTCACATACACCTGACGAGCTATATCATAAGGCCCGGGGGAGAGGAGGGCTCTCCCGCGCGCGACATAGAGCTCATATGGCCTAAAAATCCCGACGCCTACAGAAGGGCGGCGGAGAATCTCGCGCGCCTGGCGAAAGACCTCGAATCGCGTCACGGCATAAAGATAGAATACATAGACATGGGCGGGGGATTCCCGTCCGTGGGCGCGCTCGGGCCGTACGTCGATGCCGTTACAGCGCCGCTCCTGGCAGGGTTCGAGGATAGCGAGCCGCCGCTTCTTATCCTGGAGCCCGGCCGCGCCGTAGTCGGCGACGCCGTCGATCTAATAGCGACGGTAGTTTCGTCGAAGGACCTTTCAGGCGGCGGGCGAGCCGTCGTTATAGACGCCGGTGTGAACCTCCTTCCGACGTCTTTCTGGCGGCACCAGACGGTGGAGCTCCCGGGAAATCCGGAAGGCGAGCCGAAAGAGACGATAGTTTACGGGCCGCTCTGTCTCCAGACGGACATCGTAACGAGGGCGGCCCTTCCACCGCTCGCTCCGGGCGACAGGATCGTAATCAGGAACGTCGGGGCCTACAACATCCCGCAGTCGGGAACGTTCATATTCCCGCGCCCGCCGATTATTCTCCTCGACAACGGCGCGGCGCGCGTCGTAAGGGAGCGGGAGACGGTCGAGAGCGCATTCTTCAAGTAG
- a CDS encoding ion transporter, whose protein sequence is MNPSRKQESLREKLRKIIFESNTRAGRLFDEVLIVCIFASVIAVMLDSVSSIAARYGRLLYVLEWVFTIIFTIEYILRLVTVSRPLKYGTSFFGVVDLLTVIPTYLDILFPGARFLLVIRILRVLRIFRVLKLTRYVGEAEFIVTALRASVQKITVFLFAILTIVVILGSMMYIVEGTEHGFHNIPLSVYWAIVTLTTVGYGDMSPQTPVGQAISVVIMIVGYSIIAVPTGIVGVEFSRAFGKHAAAMTAKACPGCGREGHESDASYCKYCGEKL, encoded by the coding sequence ATGAATCCCTCCAGAAAACAAGAGAGCTTGAGGGAAAAGCTCCGAAAGATAATTTTCGAATCGAACACGCGTGCCGGGAGGCTGTTCGACGAAGTTCTCATCGTCTGCATTTTCGCGAGCGTGATCGCCGTGATGCTGGACAGCGTGAGCTCGATCGCGGCCAGGTACGGCCGCCTGCTTTACGTCCTCGAATGGGTCTTCACGATAATCTTCACGATCGAATATATACTGCGCCTCGTTACGGTGAGCCGTCCGCTGAAATACGGGACGAGCTTTTTCGGCGTCGTGGACCTTCTGACCGTCATACCCACCTATCTCGACATTCTCTTTCCCGGAGCGCGCTTTCTCCTCGTCATCAGGATACTCCGCGTCCTAAGGATATTCAGGGTGCTCAAGCTCACGAGATATGTCGGCGAGGCCGAGTTCATAGTCACCGCGCTCAGGGCCAGCGTCCAGAAAATAACCGTATTCCTCTTCGCAATACTCACGATAGTCGTCATACTCGGCTCGATGATGTATATAGTCGAAGGCACCGAGCACGGGTTCCACAACATCCCCCTGAGCGTTTACTGGGCGATAGTCACGCTGACTACCGTGGGATACGGTGACATGTCGCCGCAAACCCCTGTCGGTCAGGCCATTTCTGTCGTGATAATGATAGTCGGCTACAGCATAATCGCCGTTCCGACGGGGATCGTCGGGGTCGAGTTCTCGAGGGCCTTCGGGAAACATGCAGCCGCCATGACGGCGAAGGCGTGTCCGGGCTGCGGGAGGGAAGGGCACGAGAGCGACGCGTCTTACTGTAAATACTGCGGGGAGAAGCTTTAG
- a CDS encoding nitrite/sulfite reductase codes for MEVKVKKKSMREIKEGLPRVVREELDEYEGKVEDYLAGLVGEIKFQKYRLQLGTYAQRQAGVQMQRIKIPFGGLSSDQFRRLADVADKYAGGFIHLTTRQDVQLYFVTIRNVPNLMRELADVGITTREACGNTVRNVTACHQAGVSPTSTFDVTPYAEAFKNFMLRNPICQNMGRKFKVCFESCQDIDHAGVRIHDLGFRARVREADGKPERGFQVYVGGGLGGAPQLGELWTDFMPVEEMLPLSAAVIRVFDRYGERKIRMKARMKFLIRSLGWDEFRRRVEEERKILEVDPSWNDFLKDIPENETPPSYDPELIPRAPEGIENDPQYIKWKNSNVLPHALPDYAMVNIRIHLGDILSDKARIVADLADVFSASEVRVTILQNLILRWVPKSALPALYAALRDADLAETGADTFKDVVACPGADTCRLGITSAKGLAGELTSRMANGLGEYKELTKDLRIKISGCPNSCAQHVVASIGFQGASLSKDGRNVPAEQVFVGGGLYGDETRLATSIIKVPTRNAPKVVKHLIELYRDEKNGDEHFDVVMERLGRDRIKDEITQFTDIPAFEDDPTFYEDWGHENKKFELLKGIKGECAGATVEERVPEFAAAQKRLQQAEAFLAHGEYAASIRESYHSCSDSAHVPLYTKLVDPFTTEQTMWEFENILVRTGEADQKWLDVASSLKDLAGQEPTEELANKMLGIAKEIYAECERVQANLTNTTKN; via the coding sequence ATGGAAGTTAAGGTAAAGAAGAAGTCTATGCGGGAGATCAAGGAAGGGCTTCCCAGGGTCGTAAGGGAGGAGCTCGACGAATACGAGGGGAAGGTAGAAGATTACCTGGCGGGCCTTGTCGGAGAAATTAAATTCCAGAAATACCGCCTCCAGCTCGGCACCTATGCCCAGCGCCAGGCGGGCGTCCAGATGCAGCGCATAAAGATACCGTTCGGCGGCTTGAGCTCCGATCAGTTCAGGCGCCTCGCGGACGTAGCGGATAAATACGCCGGAGGCTTCATACACCTCACCACCCGCCAGGACGTGCAGCTTTACTTCGTAACTATCAGAAACGTGCCGAACCTGATGCGCGAGCTCGCCGACGTCGGCATAACGACGCGCGAAGCCTGTGGCAATACGGTCAGGAACGTCACCGCGTGCCACCAGGCGGGCGTTTCCCCGACCTCTACGTTCGACGTAACGCCGTACGCCGAGGCCTTTAAAAACTTCATGCTTAGAAACCCGATCTGCCAGAACATGGGCAGGAAGTTCAAGGTCTGCTTCGAGAGCTGCCAGGACATCGACCACGCCGGCGTCAGGATACACGACCTCGGCTTCAGGGCCCGCGTGAGGGAGGCGGACGGGAAGCCGGAGCGCGGCTTTCAGGTTTACGTGGGCGGCGGGCTCGGAGGAGCGCCGCAGCTGGGCGAGCTCTGGACGGACTTCATGCCCGTAGAGGAGATGCTGCCGCTCTCGGCTGCAGTGATACGCGTTTTCGACAGGTACGGCGAGCGCAAGATCAGGATGAAGGCCCGAATGAAGTTCCTCATAAGGTCCCTCGGATGGGACGAGTTCAGGAGGAGGGTCGAGGAGGAAAGGAAGATCCTGGAGGTCGATCCTTCGTGGAACGACTTCCTTAAAGACATACCGGAAAATGAAACCCCTCCGTCTTATGACCCGGAGCTGATTCCGCGGGCGCCCGAGGGGATAGAGAACGATCCGCAGTATATAAAATGGAAGAATTCGAACGTGCTTCCGCACGCTTTGCCCGACTACGCCATGGTGAACATACGCATACACCTGGGCGATATACTCAGCGACAAGGCCAGAATAGTCGCGGACCTGGCCGACGTGTTCTCGGCCTCGGAAGTCAGGGTGACCATACTCCAGAACCTTATTTTAAGGTGGGTGCCGAAGAGCGCGCTCCCGGCGCTCTACGCGGCGCTAAGGGACGCGGACCTTGCCGAAACCGGCGCCGACACGTTCAAGGATGTCGTCGCGTGCCCGGGCGCGGATACGTGCCGTCTCGGCATAACCTCCGCCAAGGGGCTCGCCGGGGAGCTTACGAGCCGGATGGCTAACGGTCTCGGGGAATACAAGGAGCTCACGAAAGACCTCAGGATCAAGATATCGGGCTGCCCCAACTCCTGCGCCCAGCACGTCGTCGCGAGCATAGGATTCCAGGGGGCGTCGCTGAGCAAGGACGGGAGGAACGTCCCGGCGGAACAGGTGTTCGTCGGCGGCGGGCTTTACGGCGACGAGACGCGTCTTGCGACTTCGATAATAAAGGTTCCGACGCGGAACGCGCCGAAGGTCGTCAAGCACCTCATAGAGCTTTACAGGGACGAAAAGAACGGCGACGAGCATTTCGACGTCGTCATGGAAAGGCTCGGGCGCGACAGGATAAAGGACGAGATAACGCAGTTCACGGACATACCGGCATTCGAGGACGACCCGACCTTTTACGAGGACTGGGGGCACGAGAACAAGAAGTTCGAGCTCTTAAAGGGTATAAAGGGCGAGTGCGCCGGCGCGACGGTCGAGGAGAGGGTCCCCGAATTCGCCGCGGCGCAGAAGCGCTTGCAGCAGGCGGAGGCCTTCCTGGCGCACGGCGAATACGCCGCTTCGATAAGGGAATCTTATCACTCTTGCTCCGACAGCGCGCACGTTCCGCTGTATACGAAGCTCGTCGATCCGTTTACGACGGAGCAGACGATGTGGGAGTTCGAGAATATACTGGTCAGGACAGGCGAAGCCGACCAAAAATGGCTCGATGTAGCGAGCAGCCTTAAGGACCTCGCCGGGCAGGAGCCGACGGAGGAGCTGGCAAATAAAATGCTCGGCATCGCGAAGGAAATATACGCCGAGTGCGAAAGGGTTCAGGCTAACCTCACGAATACGACCAAAAACTAA
- a CDS encoding L,D-transpeptidase family protein encodes MGKFRNITGKGIFVLVFALSINGVFLACAPSGQKTATEDLQDAAVATPAPHDRNYLTNAINQKVTSSAAARSITVSGRNMRLSPALPAFYQKRAYEAIWIDENGNPRQAEELIEAVKAGYYEGLDPEDYGLTQLEAVLEKVKSSDGKADTADLAELDVQFSNSFLTYANDLYYGQVTPEQIDLELIFGERRIDLGDVMVKAATEGTVEESLNGLLPEYPVYGQLKTALEKYRQLEAAGGWRPIPPGPKFQKGARGPRVTALKQRLAVTGELDQADLSNDVFDQALDQAVRKYQERNGLYVDGVVGDSTFEALNVPAGVRVKQIELTMERWRLLPQSLGTKFVLVNIANFHLYGVENNRDTLDMRIVVGKPDWNTPIFSEQMTHIELNPYWNIPTSIFRDDIAPNIKADPDYMKRKNIQAVGLKYHEPEEGADETEVASAREEYISKVLSGNYRLRQNPGPANPLGRIKFLFPNKHSVYLHDTPNRGYFKRAQRNFSHGCIRVERPYELAEFVMAPDPEWSHDAIEKAINSGRTRTLHLAAPLPVYILYFTAWADDDGTVNFHKDIYGLDQVLQNALLQSKGRSAGVASSVN; translated from the coding sequence ATGGGGAAATTTCGGAATATAACCGGAAAAGGGATCTTTGTACTGGTATTCGCGCTCTCGATAAACGGGGTGTTTCTGGCGTGCGCTCCTTCCGGCCAGAAAACCGCTACCGAAGACCTCCAGGACGCGGCTGTCGCCACACCCGCACCGCACGACAGGAATTATCTCACCAACGCGATAAATCAGAAGGTCACGAGCTCTGCGGCCGCCCGCAGCATAACCGTAAGCGGCAGGAACATGAGACTGAGCCCCGCCCTCCCCGCTTTTTACCAGAAACGCGCATACGAAGCGATATGGATAGACGAGAACGGCAACCCCCGCCAGGCCGAAGAGCTGATAGAAGCGGTAAAGGCCGGCTACTACGAAGGGCTCGACCCCGAAGACTACGGCCTCACGCAACTGGAAGCCGTCCTCGAAAAGGTTAAATCGTCGGACGGCAAGGCCGACACCGCGGACCTCGCCGAGCTCGACGTCCAGTTTTCGAACTCCTTCCTTACCTACGCGAACGATCTTTATTACGGCCAGGTCACGCCCGAGCAGATCGACCTCGAGCTCATATTCGGCGAAAGGCGGATCGACCTCGGGGACGTAATGGTCAAAGCCGCTACGGAAGGCACCGTGGAGGAATCGCTGAACGGTCTCCTGCCTGAATATCCCGTTTACGGACAGCTTAAAACCGCGCTCGAAAAATACAGGCAGCTCGAAGCCGCGGGCGGGTGGCGCCCTATACCACCGGGGCCGAAATTCCAGAAAGGCGCCCGCGGGCCTAGGGTCACGGCTCTCAAGCAAAGGCTCGCCGTCACCGGCGAGCTCGACCAGGCCGACCTGTCGAACGACGTCTTCGACCAGGCCCTCGACCAGGCCGTAAGGAAATACCAGGAAAGGAACGGCCTGTACGTAGACGGCGTCGTCGGCGACTCGACGTTCGAGGCGCTAAACGTGCCGGCCGGCGTAAGGGTGAAGCAGATAGAGCTAACCATGGAGAGATGGCGTCTCCTTCCCCAGAGCCTCGGGACGAAATTCGTGCTCGTCAACATAGCCAATTTCCATCTCTACGGCGTCGAGAACAACCGCGACACCCTCGACATGAGGATAGTCGTCGGGAAGCCCGACTGGAACACGCCCATATTCAGCGAGCAGATGACCCACATCGAGCTCAACCCCTACTGGAATATACCTACGAGCATATTCAGGGACGACATAGCGCCCAACATCAAGGCCGACCCCGATTACATGAAGAGGAAGAACATCCAGGCCGTGGGACTCAAGTACCACGAGCCGGAAGAGGGGGCCGACGAGACGGAAGTCGCATCGGCCAGGGAAGAGTACATATCGAAGGTGCTCTCCGGGAACTACAGGCTCAGGCAGAACCCCGGCCCGGCAAACCCGCTCGGCAGGATAAAATTCCTCTTCCCGAACAAGCACTCCGTTTATCTGCATGACACGCCGAACAGGGGCTACTTCAAGCGCGCCCAGAGGAATTTCAGTCACGGCTGCATCAGGGTGGAAAGGCCCTACGAGCTCGCCGAGTTCGTGATGGCGCCCGATCCCGAATGGAGCCACGACGCCATAGAAAAAGCGATAAATTCCGGAAGGACGAGGACCCTCCACCTCGCGGCCCCTCTTCCCGTCTACATACTTTACTTCACGGCGTGGGCCGACGACGACGGAACCGTGAACTTCCACAAGGACATTTACGGGCTTGACCAGGTGCTTCAGAACGCGCTCCTTCAGTCGAAGGGAAGAAGCGCCGGCGTCGCGAGCAGCGTCAACTGA
- a CDS encoding AMP-binding protein, with amino-acid sequence MTEHTRPSRKVPVLRDSLGIGTLPELVGRSADMYPGRTAYAVPVGGGVSEITYAGVFELVTKLARHLRELGIEKGDHVALLGENRPEWGMSLFALAWIGAVAVPLDARAPAESHKFIMSFSSCKALIASRGFAAGIEAVRRELPGLRHVIPMESTEGLPGKYAHGAAMENVTRGDLLEILFTSGTMGDPKGVMLTHGNVISNVDDIHRTIEYFPTDRAFSILPIHHSYECTGGLITTFGSGMSVFYARGLKPRELLEDMLSARPTIWLTAPLILEKLCLRIRREIAQQTGLKRIAAGLMPRGILQAKIRKSLGLDRIRMIVSGGAALPEWVSSGLSEYGIDVIQGYGLSEASPLITVNPLSHPKPGSIGMVIPSDEVEIRDVNDEGVGEIAARGPNIMQGYYKNPGATGETLTSDGWLLTGDLGYCDEDGYLYITGRKKAVIVTPGGKNVHPEEIEEKLTKSPLIEEALVFSPDDSDIHAVIYPSFEEAGLRLRSKGLAGTHENVWELLRDEVRAANAGLEPYKRVRHFAIRTEEFPKTTTRKIRRYLFRDLRLTPGTRVL; translated from the coding sequence ATGACTGAACATACGAGGCCCTCGCGAAAGGTCCCCGTCCTGAGAGACAGCCTCGGGATCGGCACCCTTCCGGAGCTGGTCGGCAGGAGCGCCGACATGTACCCGGGGCGGACGGCATACGCCGTGCCCGTAGGAGGCGGGGTTTCGGAGATCACGTACGCCGGGGTCTTCGAGCTCGTCACGAAGCTCGCGAGGCATCTCAGGGAGCTCGGCATAGAAAAGGGAGACCACGTCGCATTGCTCGGCGAGAACAGGCCCGAGTGGGGGATGTCCCTCTTCGCCCTGGCGTGGATCGGCGCCGTCGCCGTGCCGCTCGACGCAAGGGCCCCCGCCGAAAGCCACAAATTCATAATGTCGTTCTCGTCGTGTAAGGCGCTCATAGCCTCGAGAGGGTTCGCGGCAGGCATAGAAGCCGTACGCCGCGAGCTGCCCGGGCTAAGGCACGTTATCCCCATGGAATCCACGGAAGGCCTGCCCGGGAAGTACGCGCACGGGGCGGCGATGGAGAACGTCACCCGCGGCGACCTCCTCGAGATACTCTTCACCTCCGGGACAATGGGCGACCCGAAGGGCGTCATGCTCACGCACGGGAACGTCATTTCGAACGTCGACGACATACACAGGACGATAGAGTACTTCCCGACAGACAGGGCCTTTTCGATACTCCCGATCCATCATTCGTACGAATGCACGGGCGGGCTGATCACGACCTTCGGGAGCGGCATGAGCGTATTCTACGCCCGCGGACTGAAGCCGAGGGAGCTACTCGAAGACATGCTCTCCGCACGTCCCACGATATGGCTGACAGCGCCCCTGATCCTCGAAAAGCTCTGCCTCAGAATCCGGCGCGAGATTGCGCAGCAGACCGGGCTCAAACGCATAGCGGCCGGGCTCATGCCGAGGGGCATTCTTCAAGCGAAGATACGAAAGAGCCTCGGCCTCGACCGGATAAGGATGATAGTCTCCGGAGGGGCCGCGCTCCCGGAATGGGTTTCGTCCGGGCTTTCGGAATACGGCATCGACGTCATACAGGGCTACGGGCTCTCCGAGGCGTCGCCCCTCATAACGGTGAATCCCCTCTCCCACCCGAAGCCCGGGAGCATCGGAATGGTCATACCCAGCGACGAGGTGGAGATAAGGGACGTGAATGACGAGGGCGTGGGGGAAATCGCGGCACGCGGCCCGAACATCATGCAGGGTTATTACAAAAACCCGGGCGCGACCGGTGAAACACTCACCTCCGACGGGTGGCTCCTCACGGGCGACCTCGGATACTGCGACGAGGACGGTTACCTCTACATTACCGGCCGGAAGAAGGCGGTCATCGTAACCCCGGGCGGAAAGAACGTCCACCCCGAGGAGATAGAGGAAAAGCTCACGAAGTCGCCCCTCATAGAAGAAGCGCTCGTATTCAGCCCGGACGACTCGGACATACACGCCGTCATATACCCCTCGTTCGAAGAGGCCGGGCTCAGGCTCCGATCGAAAGGCCTCGCCGGGACGCACGAGAACGTCTGGGAGCTTCTCCGGGATGAAGTCCGTGCGGCGAACGCCGGGCTCGAGCCCTACAAGAGGGTAAGGCATTTCGCCATAAGGACAGAGGAGTTCCCGAAGACCACCACCCGAAAGATAAGACGCTATCTTTTCAGGGACTTAAGGCTCACTCCGGGCACCAGGGTTCTTTAA
- a CDS encoding DMT family protein, producing MITVFLLVLSNIFMTIAWYGHLKYTSFPLWTVIIASWLIALPEYCFQVPANRLGYGQFSGVELKTIQEIISLTVFSVFSVIYLNEQFRWNYLVGFAFLAAGAFFIFRK from the coding sequence ATGATAACGGTATTTCTACTTGTGCTTTCCAATATCTTTATGACCATTGCCTGGTACGGACACCTCAAATACACGAGCTTCCCGCTTTGGACCGTGATAATCGCGAGCTGGCTCATAGCGCTCCCGGAATACTGCTTTCAGGTCCCTGCCAACAGGCTCGGTTACGGTCAGTTTTCGGGCGTCGAGCTCAAAACAATACAGGAGATAATCTCGCTCACCGTCTTTTCAGTCTTCAGCGTCATCTACCTGAACGAGCAGTTCAGATGGAATTATCTCGTCGGCTTTGCGTTCCTCGCCGCCGGGGCGTTTTTCATTTTCAGGAAATGA